A single genomic interval of Mustela nigripes isolate SB6536 chromosome 7, MUSNIG.SB6536, whole genome shotgun sequence harbors:
- the CYRIA gene encoding CYFIP-related Rac1 interactor A isoform X2 has translation MRNPAIQNDFSYYRRTISRNRINNMHLDIENEVNNEMANRMSLFYAEATPMLKTLSNATMHFVSENKTLPIENTTDCLSTMTSVCKVMLETPEYRSRFTSDETLMFCMRVMVGVIILYDHVHPVGAFCKTSKIDMKGCIKVLKEQAPDSVEGLLNALRFTTKHLNDESTSKQIRAMLQ, from the exons ATGAGGAACCCAGCCATTCAGAATGACTTCAGCTACTACAGAAGGACGATAAGTCGCAACCGCATCAACAACATGCAT CTAGACATTGAGAATGAAGTCAATAATGAGATGGCCAATCGAATGTCCCTCTTCTATGCAGAAGCCACACCAATGCTGAAAACCCTTAGCAATGCCACCATGCACTTTGTCTCCGAA AACAAAACCCTGCCGATAGAGAACACGACAGACTGCCTCAGCACGATGACAAGTGTCTGTAAAGTCATGCTGGAGACACC GGAATATAGGAGTAGGTTCACCAGCGACGAGACGCTGATGTTCTGCATGAGGGTCATGGTGGGGGTTATCATTCTGTACGACCACGTCCACCCCGTGGGAGCTTTCTGCAAGACATCCAAGATCGAT ATGAAAGGCTGCATAAAGGTTTTAAAGGAACAGGCCCCGGACAGTGTGGAGGGGCTGCTGAATGCCCTCAG GTTCACTACCAAGCACTTGAATGATGAATCAACTTCCAAACAGATTCGAGCAATGCTTCAGTAG
- the CYRIA gene encoding CYFIP-related Rac1 interactor A isoform X1, with protein sequence MGNLLKVLTREIENYPHFFLDFENAQPTEGEREIWNQISAVLQDSESILADLQAYKGAGPEIRDAIQNPNDIQLQEKAWNAVCPLVVRLKRFYEFSIRLEKALQSLLESLTCPPYTPTQHLEREQALAKEFAEILHFTLRFDELKMRNPAIQNDFSYYRRTISRNRINNMHLDIENEVNNEMANRMSLFYAEATPMLKTLSNATMHFVSENKTLPIENTTDCLSTMTSVCKVMLETPEYRSRFTSDETLMFCMRVMVGVIILYDHVHPVGAFCKTSKIDMKGCIKVLKEQAPDSVEGLLNALRFTTKHLNDESTSKQIRAMLQ encoded by the exons ATGGGAAACCTGCTCAAAGTCCTTACCAGGGAAATTGAAAATTATCCACACTTTTTCCTGGATTTTGAAA ATGCCCAGcccacagaaggagagagggaaatctGGAACCAGATCAGCGCGGTCCTCCAGGATTCGGAGAGCATCCTCGCAGACCTGCAGGCTTACAAGGGCGCGGGGCCAGAGATCCGAGAT GCGATTCAGAATCCCAATGACATTCAGCTTCAAGAAAAGGCTTGGAATGCAGTATGTCCTCTGGTTGTGAGGCTAAAGagattttatgaattttccaTAAGGCTAG AGAAAGCTCTTCAGAGTTTGTTAGAGTCTCTGACCTGTCCACCCTACACACCAACCCAGCACCTGGAACGCGAGCAGGCCCTGGCGAAGGAGTTTgcagaaattcttcattttaccCTGCGATTTGATGAGCTGAAG ATGAGGAACCCAGCCATTCAGAATGACTTCAGCTACTACAGAAGGACGATAAGTCGCAACCGCATCAACAACATGCAT CTAGACATTGAGAATGAAGTCAATAATGAGATGGCCAATCGAATGTCCCTCTTCTATGCAGAAGCCACACCAATGCTGAAAACCCTTAGCAATGCCACCATGCACTTTGTCTCCGAA AACAAAACCCTGCCGATAGAGAACACGACAGACTGCCTCAGCACGATGACAAGTGTCTGTAAAGTCATGCTGGAGACACC GGAATATAGGAGTAGGTTCACCAGCGACGAGACGCTGATGTTCTGCATGAGGGTCATGGTGGGGGTTATCATTCTGTACGACCACGTCCACCCCGTGGGAGCTTTCTGCAAGACATCCAAGATCGAT ATGAAAGGCTGCATAAAGGTTTTAAAGGAACAGGCCCCGGACAGTGTGGAGGGGCTGCTGAATGCCCTCAG GTTCACTACCAAGCACTTGAATGATGAATCAACTTCCAAACAGATTCGAGCAATGCTTCAGTAG